A region of Lycium barbarum isolate Lr01 chromosome 3, ASM1917538v2, whole genome shotgun sequence DNA encodes the following proteins:
- the LOC132631886 gene encoding F-box/LRR-repeat protein At3g48880-like, with protein MEEGDSPARRWEDLDIDVLVKILQSFDLFELTSALAQVCRAWRLACSDQLLWKTLDLSVLKSNFIKIPLEPYVYVDSQSDKTLTRLLEICLNLSQRNTLTLIFHYNLYVSDTQLTYAAERCPRLKRLVMPAWNRIKKTGICSAIRMWEDLESLTMPSIANPPYVMEEIARSCRNFAELKIIGPCDMLFANTLVEFLPNLKVLSVRCTMLYKPALVIILDGLKKLEVLNISHCLIIEVPPPARKKILTKLDESILEKVSSLRKFITCMSDSCIMCQRTRNDEGLMRWYKYEEGLWKVDEVRSLAI; from the exons ATGGAAGAAGGAGATTCTCCTGCAAGGAGATGGGAGGACCTTGATATTGATGTCTTGGTGAAGATACTCCAGTCCTTTGACCTTTTCGAGTTGACTTCTGCACTTGCTCAAGTTTGTCGTGCGTGGCGATTGGCTTGTTCCGATCAACTTCTCTGGAAGACGCTGGATTTGTCAGTACTAAAATCAAATTTCATCAAAATTCCATTAGAGCCGTACGTATATGTCGACTCTCAGTCTGATAAAACATTGACCCGCCTCCTGGAGATTTGCTTGAACCTCAGTCAAAGAAACACACTAACGTTAATCTTCCATTACAATCTGTATGTCAGCGACACTCAGTTGACTTATGCTGCTGAGAG GTGTCCACGGCTTAAACGTCTTGTTATGCCTGCTTGGAACAGAATAAAAAAGACAGGAATATGCAGTGCTATTCGTATGTGGGAAGATCTCGAATCACTGACGATGCCTAGTATAGCAAATCCTCCATATGTCATGGAAGAAATTGCAAGGAGTTGCAGAAATTTTGCTGAGCTCAAGATTATTGGCCCCTGTGATATGCTCTTTGCAAATACACTGGTAGAATTTCTTCCAAACTTGAAAGTGTTGAGTGTGAGGTGCACAATGTTATATAAACCTGCCTTGGTTATTATCTTGGATGGGTTAAAAAAGTTGGAAGTGCTCAACATATCTCATTGCCTAATTATCGAAGTCCCTCCACCTGCACGGAAGAAAATTCTGACCAAGCTTGATGAATCGATTCTTGAAAAAGTGTCTAGTTTACGCAAATTCATAACCTGCATGAGTGACTCGTGCATCATGTGTCAGCGTACTCGAAATGATGAAGGGCTGATGAGGTGGTATAAGTATGAAGAAGGCCTCTGGAAAGTGGATGAGGTGAGATCTCTTGCAATTTGA